From a single Lolium rigidum isolate FL_2022 chromosome 7, APGP_CSIRO_Lrig_0.1, whole genome shotgun sequence genomic region:
- the LOC124673053 gene encoding uncharacterized protein LOC124673053, translated as MTSCYGVDTFVDEDGEVWACFGGTGHAAGCCGSYCESVPSRVVKQYVRRFNKRRGCWTSTGNRARFRSWWATETECPNIVFRSSQSNSNPIHPPSLLRRTSYMAACTFVGSPSSPSTRLLPSTPPRVSRRSLSASADGPARVRFARRTPIAASLGVTQNTGVVMPDTNVVTQNDLLIVGPGVLGRLVAEKWLKEHPGCKVFGQTASTEHHSELTDMGIIPSLKGSTISQKAPYVIFCAPPSRSDDYPGDLRVAASNWSGEGSFLFTSSTALYDCSDNRLCNEDCPSIPVGRGPRTDVLLRAENVVLEAGGCVLRLAGLYKIDRGAHFFWLRKGTLDSRPDHVINQIHYEDAASLAIAIMKKRPRGRIFLGCDNKPLSRQEIMDAVNKSGKFDTEFQGFTGTDGPLGKRMENSKTRADIGWEPKYPTFTEFLGVSN; from the exons ATGACCTCCTGCTATGGGGTGGACACGTTCGTTGACGAAGATGGCGAGGTGTGGGCTTGCTTTGGTGGCACCGGCCACGCGGCGGGATGCTGCGGGAGCTACTGCGAGAGTGTTCCGTCGAGGGTGGTGAAGCAGTACGTGCGGAGGTTCAACAAGCGGCGTGGGTG CTGGACATCAACAGGCAACAGGGCTCGCTTCAGGTCGTGGTGGGCCACAGAAACAGAGTGCCCAAATATCGTATTCAGGTCGTCGCAATCCAACTCCAATCCAATCCACCCTCCGTCCCTGCTCCGGCGTACTAGCTACATGGCGGCGTGCACCTTCGTGgggtcgccgtcgtcgcccagCACCAGGCTGCTCCCGTCCACGCCCCCGCGCGTCAGCCGccgctcgctctccgcctccgccGACGGCCCGGCCCGCGTCCGCTTCGCCCGCCGCACGCCTATCGCCGCCTCTCTCG GGGTAACTCAAAATACAGGGGTCGTGATGCCCGACACCAACGTTGTTACCCAGAATGATTTACTGATCGTGGGCCCAGGTGTGCTTGGGAGACTGGTAGCTGAGAAGTGGCTAAAG GAACATCCAGGCTGCAAAGTTTTTGGCCAGACTGCAAGCACAGAACATCACAGCGAGCTAACCGATATGGGCATCATTCCCTCCTTGAAGGGATCCACGATTTCTCAGAAGGCTCCTTATGTTATTTTCTGTGCTCCTCCATCTCGTTCTGATGATTATCCTGGCGATTTGAG AGTGGCTGCCTCAAATTGGAGTGGTGAAGGTTCTTTCCTGTTTACATCGAGCACTGCTCTCTATGACTGCAGCGACAACAGATTGTGCAACGAG GATTGTCCATCTATTCCTGTTGGCAGAGGTCCTCGTACTGATGTCCTTCTTAGAGCTGAAAATGTTGTGCTGGAGGCAGGAGGCTGTGTTCTGAGGCTAGCAGGACTTTAT AAAATAGATAGGGGTGCTCATTTTTTCTGGTTGAGGAAGGGAACATTGGACTCGCGACCAGATCATGTTATCAATCAGATCCATTATGAG GATGCCGCGTCCCTTGCAATTGCCATAATGAAAAAGAGACCTCGGGGTCGCATCTTTTTGGGCTGTGACAATAAGCCTCTTTCCAG GCAAGAAATAATGGACGCCGTTAACAAAAGTGGAAAGTTTGACACAGAATTTCAAGGTTTTACTG GTACCGATGGTCCATTAGGGAAGAGGATGGAGAACTCGAAAACTCGGGCTGATATTGGATGGGAGCCCAAATACCCAACCTTCACAGAGTTCCTTGGTGTCAGTAATTAA